DNA from Brucella melitensis bv. 1 str. 16M:
CCACGCCCGCTCATGTGCAATCACACATCCTGCCGCCAAAGGCTGTCGGCGCTAAAAACTAGCTATCTTTTGCTGCTCTGGCCATCAGTTCCAACTGCGGGTCGCCCGGCAGATATTCAAATCCGGCCTCGATAAGCAAGGAACTATCCGCAACCAGATTGCCGAAAAGCTGGTCGTAGAGACCGCGCTTGCCGATCCCCCCCAGCAGAAACTTCATGATAAGCGGCGGCACGGGCACAAGCCGCGCCGGGCGCTGCATTGCCGCCCGTGCCTTGCCCACGATTTCACGTGTCGAGCGCGGCTGCGGCTCGGCCAGATGGAAAACCCTGCCAGCAACCTTTTCAGCAGGCGCTTCGCTCAGGAATATCAACGCCCGCGCGACATTTTCCAGCGATACAAAACTGCGCTTGTTATTGGCTGCGCCAAAAGGCAATGGAATGCGGCTGTCACACAGTTTCATCAGCGCCTTCAAATTGGCGCGCGCACCGGGTCCATAAACCAGAACCGGGCGCGCAATCACAATGTCCAGCCCTGTCATGGCAAGCAAGGCAGCCTCGGCCCTTGCCTTCGCCCGCCCGTAATCATCGCGTGGTGCAAGGGGCATGTCGGGTGCAAGCGGCGATGGATTTCCGGCAATCGTATAGATGGTTGAAACGAAGACGAAGCGCCTTACGCCTTGTGCTTTTGCTTTTCGCGCCAGCTCGACGGCGAGCCGATGGTTGACGGCATCAAATGTTTTGGCATCGGGGCGCTCAGCCCCTGTGCGGTGAGCCAGCGCTGCACAATGAACAACGGTTTCCACGCCTGAAAAATCAGCATCGTGAATATCTTCCCGCGACAGCGGCATGACATTATGGCCTGCCGCTTCCAGCTTCGACACAAGCGCGCTGCCCACAAAGCCCGCCGCCCCTGTGACCGCCACCCTCATCCGGCCTGCCCCATATCGGCCAGAATCTGCGCCGCAAGCGCACGCGTGATGCGGCTTTTCTGTTCGAGCGCGGCGCGATCCAGCCGATCCACGATCTGTATCGCCGATAGAAGCGAACGCTCCATACGGCTGACAAGATAGGACACGACATGCGGCTCCACGCTCACCTGCCGGTCTGCGAAAAGCTTGTGAATGACGCCGGAAAGCAGCATGTCGTCCGGCTCCGCGATTTCCACCACGGTTGCAGCCTTGAGACGTGATGCGAGGTCAGGCAGTTTCACGTTCCAGTTTGCAGGCCACAGGCGCGAAGTCATCAGCAGGGACGGACCCGGCCCCTGCGCCGCATGTTGGCGCACACTGTTGATGAGGTGGAAAAGCCCCGTCTCATCAAAAGCTTCGGCGCCGATATTATCAATCAAAACGGGGCGCTCGGCAGCACTGTTCACGGCTTCCTCGGTGATGTTCGACGGATCGACCAGCAGCGCATCCGTACCCGAGCGCCATATTTCGGCAAGATGGGTTTTGCCCGCACCCGTCGGCCCGGCAAGGATCGTAACCGGCGAAAGCCAGTTCGGCCAGCGGTCAATGAGATCGACTGCGGCACGGTTGGAAGCCGTGACGATCAGATCCTCCCGGTTGTAACCGGGCTGATGCTCAAGATTAAGCGGTATCTGGCGCGGTGCGTCATGCATCGCAGCCCCCATCAAATCCCATCGGATTTTGGCTCCATCTCATTTCTCACGGCCTGTATTGTCACCCGCCTCGATCAAAGGTCCAGCGTCCGGGTTCGAGCGGTGGTTGGCAGGATCATACATCGGAGAACGCAGATAGCTATTCAATGCAAAACGCACAAGCACCCCGACAGCCGCCGCAGCCGGGACGGCGACCAGCATTCCAGTGAAGCCGAACAGTGAACCAAAGGCGAAAAGCGCAAACATCAGCCAGACCGGATGCAGCCCCACGGAAGAGCCGACAAGCTTGGGCTGGAGAATATTGCCTTCGATGAACTGGCCAAGGAAAAACACCGCCGCAACCGTGCAAACCATGATCCAGTCGGGCCAGAACTGCACCAGCGCCACGCCGATGGCGAGCGCCAGCCCGACAAAAGAACCAATATAGGGAATAAAGCTGATAAGGCCTGCAAAAAAGCCGATCAGGAGGCCGAAATTAAGCCCCGTCAGCGTCAGCCCGATGGCATAATAGGTGCCGAGAATGAGGCAGAGCGTGCCCTGCCCCCGGATGAAGCCAGCCACCGCCGCATTCATTTCGCGCGCGATGCGGCGCACCGTATGAAGCTGCTTACGCGGAACCCATGAATCAATGCTGTTCACCATGCGGTCCCAGTCGAGCAGCATGTAGAAGGCGACCACCGGCGTCACCACGAACAGGCCCGCAATATCGATCAGGGATTTCCCCGAATTCCACAGCGACTGAAGCAGTGTGGAGAGAAAACCCGCCCCTTGCTGGAGCAGCGAACTGAGATTTTGCTGAATGACCGTGCTGTCGATGCCGATATATTTCTTCAGCCATTCCGAATCCCTGTTCGCCAGAAGCGACTGCAATTGCGTGATGTAGCCGGGAAGATTAGAAATGAAATCGGCAAGCTGCGTAGCAAGAATCGGCACGACGATCATCAGCCCGATAATCAGGATCATCAGGAAGATAAGCAGGATGACAATGCTTGCCGCGAGCCGCGAAAGGCCAACCTTTTCAAGCCGGTCTGCAACCGGATCGAGAAAATAGGCAAGCGCCATGCCCGCGACGAATGGCAGGAGAACCGAGCTGAACACGACCAGAAACAGCACGAAGAAGGCCATGGCTCCAAGCCAGAAACCGGCCTGCCGCCGAACCGATGCGCCTGAAAAACTTTCAACTTCCACATTGACATGAATGTCACCGTTGCGACCAATCGTTTCCGATTGGCGAATGGTTTTGGTGACAGTCTGGCGCGCGGGCGTCGGTTTCTTGACCATGATGATCCATTCTATGCAGATTTGCCGTTAGAGCGGTTCCTGTTTTAACAAAATCGCCGGAACCGTTCTGGAGCCCGAACCAAAAGCATCATTTGCACACCAGCATGGCGGCTTTTGGAACAGGCTATAGGTCCGTGCGGAGTTTAAGATCGAGTTACCGCCGCGCAGGATACAATTGAGGAAAATTATATCAGCAGGTCAAGATTGCAATCTTTGCAGGAATTGCAAGCCCGCAAGCCTGCTTTGCGGCGGTAAATCGGCAACAACGGAAATTTCGACAGATTCCTGCAATCTTTTTCGCTTTTCCCGCCCCCCAGCCTTGCAGGACGGGCCATCTCGTGCCATTGCGCGCTAACAAATACAGCGTGGACAAGCACCCAGTTTCAGGAGCACGCCATGACCATGGAAAACAAGCCCGCCGGCCAAAACGGCCTGACCTATGCGCAGGCTGGTGTTGATATCGATGCCGGCAACCTGATGGTCGAAAAGATCAAGCCATTGGTGCGCTCGACACGCCGCCCCGGTGCGGATGGCGAAATCGGCGGGTTCGGCGGTTTGTTCGATCTCAAGGCTGCGGGCTTCAAGGGTCCGGTTCTGGTTGCGGCCAATGATGGTGTCGGCACCAAGCTCAAGATCGCTATTGATGCGGATATCCATGATACTGTCGGCATCGATCTCGTGGCGATGTGCGTGAACGATCTGGTCGTGCAGGGCGCGGAACCGCTTTTCTTTCTTGATTATTACGCCACCGGCAAGCTTTCGCCGGATCAGGGCGTCGCGATCGTTTCGGGCATCGCGGAAGGCTGCCGTCAGGCGGGCTGCGCACTGATCGGCGGTGAGACGGCGGAAATGCCGGGCATGTATCGCGACGGCGATTACGATCTTGCAGGTTTTGCCGTGGGCGCAGCAGAACGTGACCGCCTGCTGCCGCGCGGCGATATTGCCGAAGGCGACATCATTCTGGGCCTTGCTTCCTCGGGCGTTCATTCCAACGGCTTCTCGCTTGTGCGCCGCATCGTCGAGCTTTCCGGCCTCGGCTGGAAGTCGCAGGCCCCTTTCCAACCGGGCGCAACGCTCGGTGAAGCCCTGCTCACCCCGACGCGGATTTACGTCAAGCCGCTGCTCGCCGCCATCCGTGCCTGCGACGGCATCAAGGCGCTGGCGCATATTACAGGCGGCGGCTTCCCCGACAATATTCCCCGCGTCCTGCCGAAAGGCCTGGCTGCGGAGATTGATCTTCCGGCCATTGCAGTCCCGCCGGTTTTCTCCTGGCTTGCCAAGACTGGCAATGTCGAACCGAATGAAATGCTGCGCACCTTCAATTGCGGCATCGGCATGATTGCGGTCGTCAATCCGGCAAAGGTCGATGAAGTGATCGCAGCACTTGCAGCCGAAGGCGAAAAGGTCGTTACACTCGGCCGCATGACCCGGCGTGAGAAAGACGGCGTCATCTACAAGGGCCAGCTCGCACTATGAAACGCAACCGGGTCGTCATCTTTATTTCAGGCGGCGGCTCCAACATGGAAGCGCTGATCCGCGCGGCACAAGCGCCCGGTTTTCCGGCGGAAATCGTAGCGGTCTTTTCCGACAAGGCAGAAGCGGGCGGCCTTGCCAAGGCAGAAGCGGCAGGCATTGCCACGCAGGTTTTCAAGCGCAAGGACTTTGCTTCCAAAGAAGCGCATGAGGATGCGATCCTTGCCGCTCTCGACGTTCTCAAGCCGGATATTATCTGCCTTGCAGGCTATATGCGCCTTCTGTCAGGCCGCTTTATTGCCCCTTACGAGGGGCGCATTCTTAATATCCACCCTTCCCTGCTACCGCTTTTTCCGGGCCTGCACACGCACCAGCGCGCGCTCGATGCGGGCATGAAGCTTGCGGGCTGCACCGTCCATCTGGTGACGGAAGGCATGGACGAAGGGCCAATCCTCGCACAAGCCGCAGTGCCGGTGCTGGACGGCGATACAGCCGAAACGCTGGCCGCGCGCGTGCTGAAGGCCGAACACCGGCTTTATCCGCTTGCGCTTCAAAAGTTTGCGGCTGGAGAGAAGGCTTCCAACCAGTTTTCGGACGGCATGGTGCTCAGCGCCTGAAAGGCTTTCCGGCCCGACGCGACAAATTGATCACACATACAATTTTTCGTTAACAAAACTTTAATATCCCGGAAAAAGCTTTATTTCCGCTGCTTAAGGGAACCTGCTTCGGCAAATCCCGTTAAGAAACGTGAAAGCGTCTCTTTCTATGTGTGTCTCAGAAGAGGACAAGATCATGTCTCTCCGTTTTTCGACTTCCCTCCTGTCGGCCATGGCCGTCGTTTCCGGCATCGCCGTCGCCGCGCCTGCCGGTGCTGCTGACCTGGTTGCCCCTCCCGTTTCGGGCCGCACGCAGCCGCATTCGGAAGTCGGTATGCTGACCTGCGATATTTCACCGGCGATCGGTGTCATCATCGGCAGCCGTCAGGATGTTAATTGTGTATTCAAGCCCAAGCGTGGCCGCGGCCCGCTGGAGCACTATAACGGCACCATCACCAAGATCGGCGTCGATGTCGGCTTCATCAATGGTGGCCGCCTCGCCTGGGCCGTCTGGGCGCCGACGGTTCGCCCGGCTGGCGCATTGCAGGGGCGTTATGTCGGCGCATCCGCCAATGCCGCAATCGGCGTCGGCTTCGGCACCAATATCCTGACCGGCGGTTCGTGGAAGACGATTTCGCTTCAGCCCATCTCCGTGCAGGGCCAGAAGGGCCTTAACGCAGCGGTCGGCATTTCCGGCCTTCGCCTGAAATACGCCGGTTAAAGCGACTCCAAGCATTTGTTTTGTCGCATTATCCGACGCATCGAAGCGGGATCAGAAATCAGTCCAGTGGACTGATTTCCCCGCGTAGGCGCTTCGCACTTTTGGCTCGAAAATGCTTTAGCGGTTCCTGTTTAAAAGAATCGTCGGAACCGCTCTATCTCTTTATTTTTCGCATTGTCCCACGCAAAACCGCTTCGCACTTTTGCTGGAAATGCTTATGAGCGGCTCACGCTCTTGCCGGATAGGCCTTGATCCAGATTTTCGTATCGTGAACCGCAAGCCCGCCATAGGGGGCAGGCGATTGTGCGCCTACCAGCGTATTGACGCCCTCTCCGCGCTCGAAAGCGGAATTGGGGAAAAGGCCTTCCGAAACCACCACGCCGCGCTTTTGCCCGGCATGAAGAACCGCGTGAAGCACCACTTCGCCGCGATGATTGCCGATTTCGATCCGGTCGCCATCGGCGATGCCCAGTGCCTCGGCATCGTCTGGGTGAATGAGAAGCTCAGGCCGGATTTCCTTTGCCGTGGAGGTGGGTGTTTCGGCAAAGGTGGAATTCAGGAAATTATGCGCAGGCGACGTGGTGAGGCGGAACGGGTGCTCAGCATCCGCCGCCTCGATCACTTCCCAATGATCGGGAAATTCCGGGATCGTCTGATATGGCCCCTGTAAACCCATGGCTTCCGGTGGCTTGTTGGGGGATGGGCTTCCCAACCAGTCCGGGCGGAAACGGAATTTGCCATCCGGCCATTTGAAACCGTTGAGATAATGCGCTTCCTCGAAAGAGGGTTGCAGGTCAACGAAACGCTTTTCCTTCAGCGTATCGAAATCCGGCAGGGCGCTGTTGGCGTTCATGTGGTCGATCAGCGTACGCTCATCAAGCTCGAAGCCTGGCAGGTGGCCGACGCCAAGCCGTTTTGCCAGTTCGTTGATGACGAATATGTTGGGGCGCGCATCCGCATGGGGTTCGATCAGTTTCGGCCCGAGCACCACGTGCTGCTGGCCGCCGCCGCGATAAATATCGTCATGCTCAAGAAAAGTCGTTGCAGGCAAAAGCACATCCGCCATCCTGGCGGTGTCGGTCATGAATTGCTCGTGAACCGCAACAAAGAGATCCTCACGCGCAAATCCCTTACGCACCAGCCGTTGTTCCGGTGTGACATTTATCGGATTGGTATTCTGGATCAGCATTGCCGTAACCGGCGGCCCGCCATAGAGCGCCTCGCTGTCACCGGTCAGGATCCGGCCGATTTTCGACTGGTCGAGATAACGGATGCCGTTTTTCTGGAATGCCCGGCCTTCGATCTCGCGCTTGTCCATGCGGAAAATGCCGGAATTGGAGTGGAAGGCCCCGCCGCCTTCATATTGAAAAGCCCCGGTTACGCAGGCGATCGATGCGGCTGCATGCATGTTGACCGCACCGTTGCGCTGGCGCGTGAAGCCGTAGCCAAGGCGGAAATAGGTGCGCTTTGTCCTGCCCACGAGATGGGCAAAAGCCTCGATCTCCCCAACTGACAGGCCGGTGATCGGCGCCGCCCATTGCGGCGTGCGGGTTTGGAGATGTGCTGCCAGCCCCTTCGGATCGTCGGTATAGCGTTGCAGATAATCCCGATCCGCCAGTCCGTCGCGGAACAGGACATGCATCACCGCACAGGCAAAAGCGCCGTCGGTACCGGGTTTCAAGACAATCCCCATATCCGCCTGCCGCACGGTTGCATTGGCATAGACGTCGATGGCGACGATCTTCGCGCCGCGCTCCTTGCGGGCGCGCACTGCATGGGTCATGACATTGACCTGCGTGGCAGCGGCATTGGTGCCCCAGATCACCACACAATCGGCCTTTGCCATTTCGCGCGGGTCCGGCCCCGTCAGGCTGCCCGTTCCGGCAAAATAACCTGTCCAGGCGGTATTGGTGCAATAGCTGTCGAACTGGTTGGAATAGCCCTTCGCGTGGCGCAGGCGCTGGATGGAATCGCGTTGAACCAGCCCCATCGTCCCGGCATAGAAAAACGGCCAGGCCGTTTCGCTGCCATATTCGCGTTCGGCCCTTTCAAATCGCTCTGCAATAAGATCGAGAGCGGCTTGCCATGAAGCCTCTTTCCAAAGCCCCTCGCCCTTGCCGCCCGCTCGCACCAGCGGATGCTTCAGCCGGTCTGGGTGGTGCACACGCTCGGCATAGCGCGCCACCTTGGCGCAGATGACGCCTGCCGTATAACTGTTGTCTTTGGAGCCGCGCACACGGCCGATCATGCGCTCGTCGAGCAGTTCAACATCGAGGGCGCAAGTGGACGGACAGTCATGCGGGCAAGCCGAATGGCCGATCCTGATATTCGATATGGGGGTGTGCCGGTTCATGATTGTTTATTACCCCAATCATTTGCCAGCAGAAACGAATTTCTGCCAGATGATTGCGCCCCTGATGAAATAAATTTTCACGACAGGCGCAGTGCAATCGCACCGGCAACGATGAACCCCGCCGCCACGAAACGCGGCAGGCCGACCTTCTCTTTCAGTATCAGCGCGGAAATGAGCATACCAAAGAGGATCGCGGTTTCGCGCAGTGCCGCCACCACGGCAATCGGCGCCATGGTCATCGCCCAGAGCGCCAGCCCGTAGGAGCCGAGCGTGCCGACCCCGCCGATCAGCGCCGGGCGCCAGCGATTGCGTATATAGTTGATGAAGCGGCTCGGCTCGCGGTAAAGCGCCCAGCCTGCGAGCGGCACGGCATTGAGCAGGAACAGCCACAGCGTATAGGAGAGAGGCTCGCCCGAAACACGCACGCCGAGACCATCGATAAGCGTATAGCTGGCGATGAAACCGGCATTGGCAAGCGCGAGCAAGACCGTGCGGCTTGACGCCCCGCGATTGCGGCGGCGCGCATCAAGCGCCATGGCCAGCACGCCGGAGCAGATGAGCACGATGCCAAGCCAGCTTTGCCAGCCCATGATTTCACCGACCAGCGGCCCGCTGACCAGCGCCACCAACAAGGGCGGCGTGCCGCGCATGATGGGATAGGCCTCGCTCATGTCGCCGGATTTATAGGCTGCCGCCACCAGCGACATGTAAAAGGTCTGCGTAATGGTGGAAAGCAGCATGTAAATCCAGCTCGCGGCAGTTGGCAGCGGCAGGAAAGGCACGAGAAAAAGAGCAATCAGCCCGGCTGCGCCCGTAACACTGGCCGCACCGAAGAATTTATCCCCGCTCCCCTTGACGATAGCGTTCCAGCTTGTGTGAAGAAACGCGCCAAAGAGGACGATCAGAAGGACGCCACCAGACATTTCAAACTCGACTCAGAAAAGGAGCGGATGCTGGGGGCTGTATGTCACATTTACGAGAGCAGGGATATTGCACGAACGACGCAATGCGAAAGCGATTTTGCGTTTAGCCATTGCAACCCTTGCCGAAAGCGACACGGCATGAAACAAGCACAGCCATGAATTACCGTCACGCCTATCACGCGGGAAATTTTGCAGATGTCGTCAAGCACGTCATCTTGACCCGTATCGTCGAATATCTGAAGCGCAAGGAGCAGGCCTTTCGCGTCATCGATACCCATGCGGGCATCGGCCTTTATGACCTGA
Protein-coding regions in this window:
- a CDS encoding molybdopterin oxidoreductase family protein: MNRHTPISNIRIGHSACPHDCPSTCALDVELLDERMIGRVRGSKDNSYTAGVICAKVARYAERVHHPDRLKHPLVRAGGKGEGLWKEASWQAALDLIAERFERAEREYGSETAWPFFYAGTMGLVQRDSIQRLRHAKGYSNQFDSYCTNTAWTGYFAGTGSLTGPDPREMAKADCVVIWGTNAAATQVNVMTHAVRARKERGAKIVAIDVYANATVRQADMGIVLKPGTDGAFACAVMHVLFRDGLADRDYLQRYTDDPKGLAAHLQTRTPQWAAPITGLSVGEIEAFAHLVGRTKRTYFRLGYGFTRQRNGAVNMHAAASIACVTGAFQYEGGGAFHSNSGIFRMDKREIEGRAFQKNGIRYLDQSKIGRILTGDSEALYGGPPVTAMLIQNTNPINVTPEQRLVRKGFAREDLFVAVHEQFMTDTARMADVLLPATTFLEHDDIYRGGGQQHVVLGPKLIEPHADARPNIFVINELAKRLGVGHLPGFELDERTLIDHMNANSALPDFDTLKEKRFVDLQPSFEEAHYLNGFKWPDGKFRFRPDWLGSPSPNKPPEAMGLQGPYQTIPEFPDHWEVIEAADAEHPFRLTTSPAHNFLNSTFAETPTSTAKEIRPELLIHPDDAEALGIADGDRIEIGNHRGEVVLHAVLHAGQKRGVVVSEGLFPNSAFERGEGVNTLVGAQSPAPYGGLAVHDTKIWIKAYPARA
- a CDS encoding NAD-dependent epimerase/dehydratase family protein, whose amino-acid sequence is MRVAVTGAAGFVGSALVSKLEAAGHNVMPLSREDIHDADFSGVETVVHCAALAHRTGAERPDAKTFDAVNHRLAVELARKAKAQGVRRFVFVSTIYTIAGNPSPLAPDMPLAPRDDYGRAKARAEAALLAMTGLDIVIARPVLVYGPGARANLKALMKLCDSRIPLPFGAANNKRSFVSLENVARALIFLSEAPAEKVAGRVFHLAEPQPRSTREIVGKARAAMQRPARLVPVPPLIMKFLLGGIGKRGLYDQLFGNLVADSSLLIEAGFEYLPGDPQLELMARAAKDS
- a CDS encoding DUF992 domain-containing protein; the encoded protein is MSLRFSTSLLSAMAVVSGIAVAAPAGAADLVAPPVSGRTQPHSEVGMLTCDISPAIGVIIGSRQDVNCVFKPKRGRGPLEHYNGTITKIGVDVGFINGGRLAWAVWAPTVRPAGALQGRYVGASANAAIGVGFGTNILTGGSWKTISLQPISVQGQKGLNAAVGISGLRLKYAG
- the purM gene encoding phosphoribosylformylglycinamidine cyclo-ligase; protein product: MTMENKPAGQNGLTYAQAGVDIDAGNLMVEKIKPLVRSTRRPGADGEIGGFGGLFDLKAAGFKGPVLVAANDGVGTKLKIAIDADIHDTVGIDLVAMCVNDLVVQGAEPLFFLDYYATGKLSPDQGVAIVSGIAEGCRQAGCALIGGETAEMPGMYRDGDYDLAGFAVGAAERDRLLPRGDIAEGDIILGLASSGVHSNGFSLVRRIVELSGLGWKSQAPFQPGATLGEALLTPTRIYVKPLLAAIRACDGIKALAHITGGGFPDNIPRVLPKGLAAEIDLPAIAVPPVFSWLAKTGNVEPNEMLRTFNCGIGMIAVVNPAKVDEVIAALAAEGEKVVTLGRMTRREKDGVIYKGQLAL
- the hdaA gene encoding DnaA regulatory inactivator HdaA, which codes for MGAAMHDAPRQIPLNLEHQPGYNREDLIVTASNRAAVDLIDRWPNWLSPVTILAGPTGAGKTHLAEIWRSGTDALLVDPSNITEEAVNSAAERPVLIDNIGAEAFDETGLFHLINSVRQHAAQGPGPSLLMTSRLWPANWNVKLPDLASRLKAATVVEIAEPDDMLLSGVIHKLFADRQVSVEPHVVSYLVSRMERSLLSAIQIVDRLDRAALEQKSRITRALAAQILADMGQAG
- the purN gene encoding phosphoribosylglycinamide formyltransferase — protein: MKRNRVVIFISGGGSNMEALIRAAQAPGFPAEIVAVFSDKAEAGGLAKAEAAGIATQVFKRKDFASKEAHEDAILAALDVLKPDIICLAGYMRLLSGRFIAPYEGRILNIHPSLLPLFPGLHTHQRALDAGMKLAGCTVHLVTEGMDEGPILAQAAVPVLDGDTAETLAARVLKAEHRLYPLALQKFAAGEKASNQFSDGMVLSA
- a CDS encoding AI-2E family transporter encodes the protein MVKKPTPARQTVTKTIRQSETIGRNGDIHVNVEVESFSGASVRRQAGFWLGAMAFFVLFLVVFSSVLLPFVAGMALAYFLDPVADRLEKVGLSRLAASIVILLIFLMILIIGLMIVVPILATQLADFISNLPGYITQLQSLLANRDSEWLKKYIGIDSTVIQQNLSSLLQQGAGFLSTLLQSLWNSGKSLIDIAGLFVVTPVVAFYMLLDWDRMVNSIDSWVPRKQLHTVRRIAREMNAAVAGFIRGQGTLCLILGTYYAIGLTLTGLNFGLLIGFFAGLISFIPYIGSFVGLALAIGVALVQFWPDWIMVCTVAAVFFLGQFIEGNILQPKLVGSSVGLHPVWLMFALFAFGSLFGFTGMLVAVPAAAAVGVLVRFALNSYLRSPMYDPANHRSNPDAGPLIEAGDNTGREK
- a CDS encoding DMT family transporter; translated protein: MSGGVLLIVLFGAFLHTSWNAIVKGSGDKFFGAASVTGAAGLIALFLVPFLPLPTAASWIYMLLSTITQTFYMSLVAAAYKSGDMSEAYPIMRGTPPLLVALVSGPLVGEIMGWQSWLGIVLICSGVLAMALDARRRNRGASSRTVLLALANAGFIASYTLIDGLGVRVSGEPLSYTLWLFLLNAVPLAGWALYREPSRFINYIRNRWRPALIGGVGTLGSYGLALWAMTMAPIAVVAALRETAILFGMLISALILKEKVGLPRFVAAGFIVAGAIALRLS